Proteins co-encoded in one Arachis hypogaea cultivar Tifrunner chromosome 11, arahy.Tifrunner.gnm2.J5K5, whole genome shotgun sequence genomic window:
- the LOC112722583 gene encoding DNAJ protein JJJ1 homolog: MASSSASAKRCHYEVLGLPRDCTPEEIRSAYRRLALQRHPDKLVQSGISQSEATAQFQELQHAYEVLSDPKERSWYDSHRSQILFSDPDTLRNSSVPDLFSFFSNTVFSGYSDSGRGFYKVYSDVFDKIHANEINFVKNLGLGVDSIRQAPVMGNLDSPYEQVTAFYGYWLGFSTVMDFCWVDEYDVSAGPNRRSRRLMEEENNKVRKKARREYNDTVRRLAEFVKKRDKRVIDMKMKKEKEELKRKEEQKEKKKRLEKERRERAMAYEEPEWAKVDEGEDGEDDLWFEEAEEGGKKGGEKEFYCVLCGKKFKSEKQWKNHEQSKKHKEKVAEFRDSIEDEDEEVAMDDLESEIEVEGREEKEGLESEEDADHVVEDLEERIRDSLNVAEESTRNGVEPDDDDEEEFYDASHEKEGNVVSVSVDGDDDDDEIGALEAMIAGHKSRKPHASTRKPNAPVPPTQIENEDDGVGPMEYKNRKGARKKRGSKKEKGRKNPEESRTAAVNGDEEHNNNNDDGNGNSHAEESSFQFNVENVINGKENGHDGRDKTSNKPADKRGDAKDTKSKAKTSSKGRKAKGASKNHGNTCETCGEEFESRNKLHKHLGDSGHAKIKGR, encoded by the exons ATGGCGTCGTCATCGGCGTCAGCGAAGCGATGCCACTATGAGGTTCTCGGCCTCCCCCGTGACTGCACTCCGGAGGAGATCCGCTCCGCCTACCGCCGCCTAGCCCTGCAGCGCCACCCCGACAAGCTGGTCCAATCAGGTATCTCCCAATCGGAAGCCACTGCGCAGTTTCAGGAGCTTCAGCACGCCTACGAGGTCCTCTCTGATCCCAAAGAACGCTCCTGGTACGACTCTCACCGCTCTCAGATCCTCTTCTCCGATCCCGACACCCTCCGCAACTCCTCCGTCCCCGACCTCTTCTCGTTTTTCTCCAATACCGTCTTCTCCGGCTACTCCGATTCCGGTAGAGGCTTCTACAAGGTGTATTCTGATGTTTTCGATAAGATTCACGCTAATGAGATCAATTTCGTAAAGAATTTAGGGTTAGGTGTTGATTCCATTAGACAAGCTCCTGTTATGGGTAATTTAGATAGCCCTTACGAGCAGGTTACTGCGTTTTATGGTTATTGGTTAGGGTTTTCGACTGTTATGGATTTTTGCTGGGTTGATGAGTATGATGTTTCGGCCGGTCCGAACCGGCGGTCGCGGCGGCTTATGGAGGAAGAAAATAACAAGGTAAGGAAGAAGGCGAGGAGGGAGTACAATGATACTGTGAGGAGATTGGCTGAGTTTGTGAAGAAGAGGGATAAGAGGGTGATTGatatgaagatgaagaaggagaaggaggagttGAAGCGGAAGGAGGagcagaaggagaagaagaaaaggttggaaaaggagaggagggagagggcaATGGCATACGAGGAGCCAGAGTGGGCGAAGGTGGATGAGGGCGAGGACGGGGAGGATGATTTGTGGTTTGAGGAGGCAGAGGAGGGGGGGAAGAAGGGTGGTGAGAAGGAGTTTTATTGTGTGTTGTGTGGGAAGAAGTTCAAGAGTGAGAAGCAGTGGAAGAACCATGAGCAGTCCAAGAAGCATAAGGAGAAGGTTGCTGAGTTTAGGGATTCGAttgaggatgaggatgaggaggTTGCTATGGACGATTTGGAGAGTGAGATTGAGGTGgaaggaagagaagagaaggaaggGTTGGAGAGTGAGGAGGATGCTGATCACGTGGTTGAGGATTTGGAGGAGAGGATTAGAGATAGTCTTAATGTTGCAGAGGAGAGCACTAGAAATGGAGTCGagcctgatgatgatgacgagGAAGAATTTTATGATGCTTCACATGAAAAGGAAGGCAATGTGGTTAGTGTGTCTgtagatggtgatgatgatgatgatgaaattgGTGCTCTTGAAGCAATGATTGCAGGTCACAAGAGCAGAAAGCCACATGCTTCAACACGCAAGCCCAATGCCCCAGTGCCTCCAACTCAAATTGAGAATGAGGATGATGGGGTTGGCCCTATGGAATACAAAAACCGGAAGGGCGCAAGAAAGAAACGCGGATCCAAGAAAGAAAAGGGTAGGAAAAATCCAGAAGAATCCCGCACAGCAGCCGTCAATGGCGATGAAGAGCATAATAACAACAACGATGATGGGAATGGCAATTCTCATGCAGAGGAGTCTTCCTTCCAATTTAACGTGGAGAATGTGATTAATGGTAAAGAGAACGGGCATGATGGTAGAGATAAGACTTCAAATAAACCAGCTGATAAGAGAGGAGATGCAAAGGACACAAAATCCAAAGCTAAAACTTCATCAAAAGGAAGAAAAGCCAAG GGTGCGTCAAAGAATCATGGCAATACTTGCGAGACCTGTGGAGAGGAGTTTGAGTCAAG